The Metabacillus schmidteae genome includes a region encoding these proteins:
- a CDS encoding phosphatidylglycerophosphatase A family protein: MKSNEKMDIVEKTARDWLVKRGVRIEDIADLVYFLQEKYHPNLSMDDCIENVDRVLTKREVQNAILTGIQFDILAEKGQLEEPLQSIIGTDESLYGVDEILAFSIVNIYGSIGFTNYGYIDKMKPGILQPLNDKSKGKCHTFLDDIVGAIAAAASSRLAHRAKNAE, translated from the coding sequence ATGAAAAGTAATGAAAAAATGGATATTGTGGAAAAAACAGCTAGAGATTGGTTAGTCAAGCGAGGAGTAAGGATAGAGGATATCGCAGACCTTGTTTACTTTCTTCAAGAAAAGTATCATCCTAACTTATCAATGGACGATTGCATTGAAAATGTAGACAGAGTTCTTACAAAAAGAGAAGTCCAAAACGCCATACTTACTGGAATACAGTTTGACATATTAGCCGAAAAGGGCCAATTAGAGGAACCGTTACAATCCATTATCGGAACTGATGAAAGCTTATACGGTGTAGACGAAATTTTAGCCTTTTCGATCGTTAATATATATGGATCAATCGGCTTCACAAATTATGGATATATTGATAAGATGAAGCCCGGTATTCTACAACCTTTAAATGATAAATCAAAAGGAAAATGCCACACTTTTTTAGATGATATTGTCGGAGCGATTGCAGCAGCAGCTTCAAGCAGACTTGCTCATCGAGCTAAGAATGCTGAATAA
- a CDS encoding 2-hydroxyacid dehydrogenase, producing MTRPYIYITRKCSEEQLAPLYEVADVDMWPEEETACPREILLEKAEKADGLLTMLSDSIDRELLDKASHLKVIANLAVGFDNIDVPYANSKGIVVCNTPDILTDTTADLTFGLLLSTARRLMEASEYVKQNQWKSWGPLLLAGHDVHHKTIGILGMGKIGQAVAKRATGFDMKVLYHNRSRNEQAETSLGAVFTSFDEMLATSDFIVCLAPLTNETRELFNKDAFKKMKKSAIFINAGRGAVVNEEDLYNALVNGEIAGAGLDVFLNEPIGAEHPLVGLHNVVALPHIGSASYETRYSMMNLCAMNIAAVLNGNEPKTKVVI from the coding sequence ATGACAAGACCATACATTTACATTACAAGAAAATGCTCAGAAGAACAGTTAGCACCACTATACGAAGTTGCCGATGTTGACATGTGGCCGGAAGAGGAAACAGCTTGTCCCCGCGAGATCTTACTTGAGAAGGCTGAAAAGGCAGATGGGTTATTAACAATGCTTTCAGATTCAATTGACAGGGAATTGCTAGACAAGGCAAGCCATTTAAAAGTAATCGCAAATCTAGCTGTAGGATTCGATAATATTGATGTTCCTTATGCGAACTCAAAAGGTATTGTCGTATGTAACACGCCTGATATTTTAACTGACACAACAGCTGATTTAACGTTTGGATTATTGCTTTCAACAGCAAGACGTTTAATGGAAGCTTCTGAATATGTAAAACAAAATCAATGGAAAAGCTGGGGACCACTTTTGTTAGCAGGACATGATGTTCACCATAAAACAATAGGAATTCTCGGAATGGGTAAAATAGGACAGGCTGTTGCAAAGCGCGCTACAGGTTTTGATATGAAGGTTCTTTATCATAATCGCTCAAGAAATGAACAAGCAGAAACATCTTTAGGTGCGGTTTTTACTTCATTTGATGAAATGCTGGCTACTTCAGACTTCATAGTCTGTTTAGCTCCTTTAACAAATGAAACCAGGGAGCTATTTAATAAAGATGCTTTTAAGAAAATGAAAAAGTCAGCCATTTTTATTAACGCAGGTCGTGGTGCTGTAGTAAATGAAGAAGACTTGTATAATGCACTTGTTAATGGAGAGATAGCAGGTGCGGGACTTGACGTCTTTTTGAATGAACCGATTGGTGCTGAACATCCTCTAGTTGGATTACATAATGTTGTGGCACTCCCGCATATCGGAAGTGCAAGCTATGAAACTAGATATTCGATGATGAATCTTTGTGCAATGAATATAGCTGCAGTTTTAAATGGAAATGAACCAAAAACAAAAGTCGTGATTTAA
- the yutH gene encoding spore coat putative kinase YutH: MKKTIQDEYGIKVTEFENVGRYNSFRLHQTQFIIVPVSHLEEEELFEIYQLSQFMIEKREPYVASIVLTKKNHLFFEENQVRYVILKCSAYTEGRSAQQGRDLARFHAKARVYPYQVTKTQRIGQWKVLWEKRLDQLEMFWRGKVQTQPLTQFEKMFVESFPYYLGLAENAIQYLVDTELDEEPHPIDSGTICHQRFHSTTWNPTLMIKSPIDWVFDHASRDLAEYMRHLYFEKQEQLKLEGFRFLDEYDRTTPLSPFSWRLIYSRLLFPIHYFECIEEYYLSPEDLKPSYEEKLNQILRSSGQYEAFLRAYASMLSMKTKRIMLPDIEWLTTTS, translated from the coding sequence GTGAAAAAAACGATACAAGATGAATATGGTATTAAAGTAACAGAGTTTGAGAATGTTGGACGATATAATTCATTCCGTCTACATCAAACACAATTTATTATTGTACCTGTTTCACACCTTGAAGAAGAGGAATTATTTGAAATCTATCAATTAAGCCAATTCATGATTGAAAAAAGAGAACCGTATGTCGCAAGTATTGTATTAACAAAAAAAAATCATTTGTTTTTTGAAGAAAATCAAGTAAGGTATGTCATATTGAAATGCTCTGCTTATACAGAAGGCCGCTCCGCACAACAAGGAAGAGATTTGGCTCGTTTTCATGCAAAGGCAAGGGTCTATCCTTATCAAGTCACTAAAACTCAGCGTATCGGGCAGTGGAAGGTACTATGGGAGAAACGATTAGATCAATTAGAAATGTTTTGGAGAGGAAAAGTTCAGACACAACCACTTACTCAATTTGAAAAGATGTTCGTGGAATCATTTCCTTATTATCTTGGTTTAGCGGAAAATGCTATTCAGTATTTAGTAGACACAGAACTGGATGAGGAGCCGCATCCAATTGATTCAGGTACCATATGCCATCAAAGGTTCCATTCAACAACATGGAACCCAACCTTAATGATAAAATCACCAATTGATTGGGTGTTTGACCATGCTAGTCGAGATTTGGCAGAATATATGAGACATCTTTATTTTGAAAAGCAGGAACAGTTAAAGCTGGAAGGGTTCCGTTTTCTTGATGAGTATGACCGAACAACCCCTTTATCTCCCTTTTCCTGGAGATTAATTTATAGCCGGCTATTGTTTCCGATTCATTATTTTGAATGTATTGAAGAATATTATTTATCACCTGAAGATCTCAAACCTTCTTATGAAGAAAAATTAAATCAAATCCTCAGAAGTTCCGGACAGTATGAAGCTTTTTTGCGTGCTTATGCGAGCATGTTATCTATGAAGACAAAGAGAATTATGCTTCCGGATATAGAATGGCTAACAACAACCTCATAA